Proteins co-encoded in one Garra rufa chromosome 7, GarRuf1.0, whole genome shotgun sequence genomic window:
- the LOC141338820 gene encoding ribonuclease inhibitor-like: MNPQFKLEKLDLWRCSITEKQCLILTSALKSNPSHLRELNLSGNKLGDSGVKNLSDLLMNPQFKLETLDLYDCSITEKQCLILILALKSNPSHLRELNLSENKLGDSGVKNLSDLLMNPQFKLETIELDRCSITEKQCLILTSALKSNPSHLTELYLSWNKLGDSGVKNLSDLLMNPQFKLEKLDLKDCGITDVSSLTQSLTNTKALQFLKELDLRNNMIGDSKQRLIDVLRDSNCKLRLRKAQLPPPILTTFYRGTIESTLSSCITVWFGNCTISGRKTLQRIVRTAEKIIGVSLPSIEDIYTTRCIRKATSIVADRTHPSHSLFTLLPSGKRFVEDVA, translated from the exons atgaacccacaattcaagctggagaaactaga tctgtggagatgcagtataacagagaaacagtgtctcatcctgacatcagctctgaaatcaaacccatcacacctgagagaactgaacctgagcgggaataaactaggagactctggagtgaaaaacctcagtgatctactgatgaacccacaattcaagctggagacactaga tctgtatgattgcagtattacagagaaacagtgtctcatcctgattttagctctgaaatcaaacccatcacacctgagagaactgaacctgagcgagaataaactaggagactctggagtgaaaaacctcagtgatctactgatgaacccacaattcaagctggagacaataga aCTGGAtagatgcagtattacagagaaacagtgtctcatcctgacttcagctctgaaatcaaacccatcacacctgacaGAACTGTACCTGAgctggaataaactaggagactctggagtgaaaaacctcagtgatctactgatgaacccacaattcaagctggagaaactaga CCTAAAAGActgtggcattacagatgtttcttctttaactcagtctttgacaaacacaaaagcactgcagtttctaaaagagcttgATCTGAGAAACAATatgattggagactcaaagcagcggctcattgatgtgctacgagactcaaactgtaaactgag GCTGAGGAAGGCCCAGCTTCCACCACCAATCCTGACCACCTTCTATAGAGGAACTATTGAGAGCACCCTGAGCAGCTGCATCACTGTCTGGTTTGGGAATTGCACCATATCAGGCCGCAAGACTCTACAGCGGATAGTGAGAACAGCTGAGAAGATCATCGGGGTCTCTCTTCCCTCTATCGAAGACATATACACAACACGCTGCATCCGCAAAGCCACCAGCATCGTGGCTGACCGGACACACCCATCACATTCACTCTTCACACTCCTGCCATCTGGAAAAAG GTTTGTTGAGGATGTGGCATGA